The following proteins come from a genomic window of Spea bombifrons isolate aSpeBom1 chromosome 10, aSpeBom1.2.pri, whole genome shotgun sequence:
- the ADAMTS18 gene encoding A disintegrin and metalloproteinase with thrombospondin motifs 18, producing the protein MDYFVLFIWTLPVTILKCTSLQFLTILWIGRLDKNFQLYCLYCVSFAASITGDSGFGTLNHDYVFITPIEVDSYGAYITHDILHSSRKRRSIGNSKTSLHYRFSAFGQELHLELQPSSVLSEDFAVQVFHKDGFLADVEQTVERCFYHGFIRGYENSSVAISTCVGMSGFLRTHTNEFYVSPLPQRLAEEHNFTSPKGHHPHVLYKRSAETKIHQNKADAMNWTHSGQVSTPIGSIQKQHFCGRPKRYSPRPPKKDMYIRPDEYTNPPRSKRSAARSQHSESLVVETLVVADKKMVEKHGRDSVTTYILTIMNMVSSLFKDGTIGTDISIAVVSLLLLEEEPAGLVINHHADQSLNNFCQWQSALSGKNGKRHDHAILLTGLDICSWKNEPCDTLGFAPIKGMCSKYRSCTINEDTGLGLAFTIAHESGHNFGMIHDGEGNGCQKAEGNIMSPTLTGKNGVFSWSACSRQYLKEFLSTAQSSCLVDEPKQIGHFKYPEKLPGQIYDADTQCKWQFGPKAKQCSLAFVKDICKSLWCHKSGHRCETKFMPAAEGTVCGINMWCRRGLCVRFGDHGPRPINGGWSDWSEWSDCSRKCGGGVKYQERHCNNPKPQYGGKFCQGSGRIYQLCNIHACPPNTHDFRAQQCAEYNSKPFRGWYYKWKPYTRVEEENICKLYCTAEDFDFFFALSNKVKDGTPCSATGYDVCIDGNCELVGCDYILGSKATLDACGVCKGDNSTCTFYRGQYLNHHKTNEYYSVVIVPAGARSIHFYELEVSASYLAVRNLNKKYYLTGDWTIDWPGKFSFAGTVFNYQRSFMHPESLYAVGPTNETLVLEILYQGKNPGLAWEYTLPLSETENPPVKRTQSFSWVPVYTECSATCGGGHMTAKLVCLQDLHAQVNSSLCGVWSKVLPAPKVCNTQPCPAYWSVGTWSPCSASCGGGEQIRQIQCVQSTATNTEELVSHSHCPVSTPTQVQTCNSQDCPAEWSTGPWSQCSRSCSRGVMKREVYCKSMSSGKYKVLHDSQCHHEVKPETTQSCMIARCQKNDKLQWVITPWTECSMTCGPGVKKRELKCGEKDNNGKLITYPQKRCRSLQKVNIALEQSCNNKPCPVYTPRSVLNGWHASPWQQCSVTCGGGVQTRNVQCLHHGRPALGCLPHQKPPTSQACNTHFCSSSGTQEHSSCVDYFSWCSLVPQHGVCNHKFYGKQCCKSCTKKKNYGAPLTLY; encoded by the exons ATGGATTACTTTGTGCTGTTCATATGGACTCTACCTGTCACTATCCTGAAATGCACTTCCCTGCAGTTTTTGACAATCCTGTGGATTGGACGATTAGACAAG AATTTTCAGCTCTACTGTCTTTACTGTGTGTCATTTGCTGCATCGATAACTGGCGACAGCGGATTTGGCACCTTAAATCACG ATTATGTCTTCATAACACCCATCGAGGTGGACTCCTACGGAGCCTACATTACGCATGATATTTTGCACAGCAGTCGAAAAAGAAGATCAATTGGGAATTCAAAGACTTCTTTACACTACAGATTTTCAGCATTTGGACAGGAACTTCACTTGGAGCTGCAGCCTTCATCTGTTCTGTCGGAGGATTTTGCTGTGCAAGTTTTTCATAAAGATGGATTTTTAGCAGATGTTGAGCAGACTGTGGAACGGTGCTTCTATCATGGATTTATCCGGGGCTATGAAAACTCCTCTGTAGCCATATCTACATGTGTGGGCATG TCAGGTTTCTTACGGACACACACAAATGAATTTTATGTATCACCGTTGCCTCAGCGCCTAGCAGAAGAACACAACTTCACCTCACCAAAAGGACATCATCCTCATGTACTATACAAAAGATCAGCTGAGACCAAAATACACCAAAACAAAGCAGATGCAATGAATTGGACGCATTCTGGACAGGTTTCAACTCCAATTGGAAGCATCcaaaagcaacatttttgtggaaggCCCAAGAGAT ATTCACCCAGGCCACCCAAAAAAGATATGTATATCAGGCCCGATGAATACACAAATCCACCAAGGTCCAAAAGATCCGCCGCCAGATCCCAACATTCTGAGAGTTTGGTTGTGGAGACACTTGTTGTGGCTGATAAGAAAATGGTGGAGAAGCACGGAAGAGACAGTGTTACCACATACATTCTAACCATCATGAACATG GTTTCCAGTCTGTTTAAAGATGGGACTATTGGCACGGATATTAGTATAGCAGTGGTGAGTCTGCTGCTTTTGGAAGAAGAACCA GCTGGTCTGGTAATAAATCATCACGCAGATCAATCGTTAAACAACTTTTGTCAGTGGCAATCAGCGCTTTCTGGGAAAAATGGGAAAAGACATGACCACGCCATACTTTTAACAGGACTGGATATATGTTCTTGGAAAAACGAACCCTGCGATACTTTAG gtTTCGCTCCCATCAAAGGGATGTGTAGCAAGTATCGTAGTTGCACGATTAATGAAGACACAGGCTTGGGTTTGGCGTTTACAATCGCTCACGAATCCGGACACAA TTTTGGAATGATTCATGATGGAGAAGGTAATGGATGCCAGAAGGCGGAGGGCAACATTATGTCTCCAACATTAACAGGAAAAAATGGTGTCTTCTCCTGGTCTGCTTGCAGTAGACAATATCTCAAAGAATTTCTCAG CACAGCTCAGTCCTCCTGTCTTGTTGATGAACCTAAACAAATCGGGCATTTCAAGTATCCTGAAAAATTACCCGGACAAATATACGATGCAGATACTCAGTGTAAATGGCAGTTTGGACCAAAGGCCAAGCAGTGCAGCCTGGCATTTGTAAAG GACATATGTAAATCACTTTGGTGTCACAAAAGTGGTCATCGGTGTGAAACAAAGTTCATGCCAGCAGCAGAAGGAACCGTTTGTGGCATAAATATG TGGTGTCGAAGAGGATTGTGTGTAAGGTTTGGAGACCATGGCCCACGACCAATTAATGGAGGATGGTCGGACTGGTCAGAGTGGTCGGATTGCTCTCGGAAATGTGGTGGAGGTGTTAAGTACCAGGAACGGCACTGTAACAATCCAAA GCCTCAGTATGGAGGAAAATTTTGCCAAGGGTCCGGTCGTATTTACCAACTCTGCAATATTCACGCTTGTCCTCCCAACACCCATGACTTCCGTGCCCAACAATGCGCAGAATACAATAGCAAACCATTCCGAGGGTGGTATTACAAATGGAAACCATACACCCGTGTGGAAG AGGAAAATATCTGTAAACTGTACTGCACCGCTGAAgattttgattttttctttGCACTGTCCAACAAAGTAAAGGACGGAACACCTTGTTCAGCAACAGGATATGACGTCTGTATCGATGGCAATTGTGAG CTTGTAGGGTGTGATTATATACTTGGATCAAAAGCAACTCTGGATGCCTGCGGGGTTTGTAAAGGTGATAATTCGACATGTACTTTCTACAGAGGGCAGTATCTGAACCATCATAAAACCAATG AGTATTATTCAGTGGTGATAGTACCAGCGGGAGCAAGGAGTATCCATTTCTATGAACTAGAGGTTTCAGCCAGCTACCTTGCAGTTCGGaacttaaataaaaagtattatctTACTGGAGATTGGACAATTGATTGGCCTGGAAAGTTCTCCTTTGCCGGGACTGTTTTCAATTATCAGCGGTCCTTTATGCATCCTGAAAGCTTGTATGCGGTTGGACCAACTAATGAGACATTAGTTTTGGAG ATCCTTTATCAAGGGAAGAATCCTGGACTTGCGTGGGAGTATACCCTACCCCTATCTGAAACCGAAAACCCGCCGGTTAAGAGAACACAGAGCTTTTCTTGGGTCCCTGTGTATACTGAGTGTTCTGCCACGTGTGGAGGTG GTCATATGACTGCAAAGCTGGTATGTCTACAAGATCTTCATGCCCAAGTCAATTCCAGTCTGTGTGGAGTATGGAGCAAAGTTCTTCCCGCACCCAAAGTGTGCAATACTCAGCCGTGCCCAGCATA CTGGTCAGTGGGTACATGGAGTCCATGCAGTGCATCGTGTGGTGGAGGTGAACAGATTCGTCAGATTCAGTGTGTACAAAGCACGGCTACGAACACCGAAGAATTGGTGAGCCACTCGCACTGCCCAGTAAGCACTCCAACTCAAGTGCAGACCTGCAATAGCCAAGACTGTCCAGCTGAGTGGAGCACGGGACCCTGGTCTCAG tgcTCCAGAAGTTGTAGCAGGGGGGTCATGAAAAGAGAAGTTTATTGCAAAAGCATGAGTTCTGGAAAATATAAAGTCCTCCATGACAGTCAGTGTCACCACGAAGTGAAGCCAGAAACCACTCAGAGCTGTATGATAGCTCGATGCCAAAAGAACGACAAATTACAGTGGGTGATAACGCCATGGACTGAG TGTTCAATGACATGTGGTCCTGGTGTGAAAAAGCGAGAACTGAAGTGCGGAGAGAAAGATAACAACGGAAAACTGATTACATATCCTCAAAAAAGATGTCGAAGCCTCCAGAAAGTGAACATAGCGCTAGAGCAGTCATGCAATAATAAACCGTGTCCTGTGTATACACCACGCAGCGTGCTTAATGGGTGGCATGCATCTCCATGGCAACAG TGCTCGGTGACGTGCGGCGGAGGTGTTCAAACACGCAACGTACAATGTCTTCACCATGGAAGACCTGCATTGGGATGTTTGCCTCATCAAAAACCACCTACTTCACAGGCATGCAATACACACTTTTGTTCTTCTTCTGGGACGcaag AACATTCGTCTTGCGTTGATTACTTCAGCTGGTGTTCCCTGGTCCCTCAGCACGGTGTCTGCAATCACAAATTTTATGGAAAACAGTGCTGTAAATCatgtacaaaaaagaaaaactacgGCGCTCCTCTGACCCTTTATTGA